The proteins below are encoded in one region of Lactuca sativa cultivar Salinas chromosome 3, Lsat_Salinas_v11, whole genome shotgun sequence:
- the LOC111903143 gene encoding uncharacterized protein LOC111903143, translated as MKGPYLGMILTAVGLDGNNYTYPLAYGLVESENYNSWTWHKGVLPAIAKLFQCAENRFFLRHIHENMKRKWRGKEFKDCLWKCAKTTTVQQFNLAMVELKKLNNDAYEWLKAIPLQHWSRSHFTGRAHCDALLNNLCETLNNKLVKGRDKPIISCLEFIREYIMKKLVIFQKTIDKCSGPLTPTTTKTLEKIKGEAAEYRAVFCGNGKYQVTGGEGVDQCVFDITQHTCSCNKWEVNGIPCKHTNAAIWDMRRNSENVGVPETWVHPTYWLKTWQEMRKKKRRRSSTEDDSATGTRTVRCSKCENVGHNGRSYKGQSVGGSQASGSDMGQNAGGNDVGQNAGVGQN; from the exons ATGAAGGGTCCTTACCTTGGTATGATTCTAACTGCAGTG GGATTAGATGGAAACAACTACACTTACCCATTGGCTTATGGTCTTGTAGAGTCTGAGAACTACAACTCATGGACATG GCATAAG GGTGTGTTGCCTGCAATTGCAAAATTGTTTCAATGTGCAGAAAATAGATTTTTCCTTCGTCATATCCATGAGAATATGAAGCGGAAGTGGAGGGGCAAGGAGTTTAAAGATTGTCTCTGGAAATGTGCAAAAACAACAACTGTCCAACAATTCAATCTTGCAATGGTTGAACTGAAGAAATTGAACAATGATGCATATGAATGGCTTAAAGCCATTCCACTCCAACATTGGTCCAGGTCTCACTTCACAG GAAGAGCACATTGTGATGCATTGTTAAACAACCTTTGTGAGACATTGAATAACAAACTTGTCAAGGGTCGTGACAAACCAATTATAAGTTGCTTGGAGTTTATTAGAGAGTACATAATGAAGAAGCTTGTTATTTTCCAAAAGACAATTGACAAATGTTCTGGCCCACTAACTCCTACAACTACCAAGACTCTAGAGAAGATCAAAGGTGAAGCTGCAGAGTATAGGGCTGTgttttgtggaaatgggaagtatCAGGTCACAGGTGGTGAAGGTGTGGACCAATGTGTATTTGACATAACACAACATACATGCTCATGTAACAAATGGGAGGTCAATGGCATACCATGCAAGCACACAAATGCAGCTATATGGGATATGAGGAGAAATAGTGAGAATGTTGGGGTACCTGAAACATGGGTTCACCCAACATACTGGTTGAAGACATGGCAAGAGAT gcgaaaaaagaaaagaagaagatctTCTACTGAAGATGATAGTGCTACAGGGACCAGAACAGTTAGATGTTCAAAGTGTGAAAATGTTGGGCATAATGGAAGGAGCTACAAGGGGCAGTCAGTGGGAGGATCACAGGCCAGTGGTAGTGATATGGGACAAAATGCTGGTGGTAATGATGTGGGACAGAATGCTGGTGTGGGACAGAACTAG